The following proteins are co-located in the Sporolactobacillus pectinivorans genome:
- a CDS encoding YitT family protein, with product MKLDLKTKNIIFILIGAAIYAFGLVNFNMKNQLAEGGVTGLTLILYNKFSIDPAISNIVLNVPLFLAGWKFFRRNEFIYTLIGTFSLSVFLFIFQYLITFNFSLAHDLLLAALFAGVFIGGGLGIIFRYGGTTGGSDIVARITHKKYGWAMSKTMLIIDAAVIIISLVYLDYRQMMYTLVGVFVGARMIDMIQKGAYAGKAVMIFSRKSDEIAEKIMSSLNRSLTLIDGKGGYTRREMNVLYCVVSHNEVFRLKNLIKEIDPDAFVTVNDVHEVFGEGFSYPKSSPNGYDHSKK from the coding sequence ATGAAACTCGACTTAAAGACAAAGAACATCATTTTTATCCTGATCGGAGCAGCCATCTATGCTTTCGGACTTGTTAATTTTAACATGAAGAATCAATTGGCTGAAGGCGGCGTGACCGGCCTGACACTGATTTTGTATAACAAATTTTCCATTGACCCGGCGATCAGCAACATTGTCCTGAACGTTCCCCTTTTCCTGGCCGGATGGAAATTTTTCAGAAGGAACGAATTTATTTATACTTTGATTGGGACTTTCTCACTGTCTGTTTTTCTATTTATTTTTCAGTATCTCATTACGTTTAACTTTTCACTGGCTCATGACCTGCTCCTTGCCGCTCTGTTTGCAGGCGTATTTATCGGCGGCGGCCTCGGTATCATTTTCAGGTATGGCGGGACAACCGGCGGTTCGGACATTGTTGCGCGGATCACCCATAAGAAATACGGCTGGGCGATGAGCAAAACTATGCTGATTATTGATGCCGCGGTCATCATTATATCGCTTGTCTATCTGGATTATCGTCAGATGATGTACACGCTGGTCGGTGTTTTTGTCGGTGCACGGATGATCGATATGATTCAGAAGGGCGCTTATGCTGGAAAAGCGGTGATGATTTTTTCCAGGAAAAGTGATGAGATCGCCGAGAAAATTATGAGCTCACTCAACCGGAGCCTAACCCTGATTGACGGAAAGGGGGGCTACACACGGCGTGAAATGAACGTTTTGTACTGCGTCGTCAGCCACAATGAAGTGTTCCGGCTGAAAAACCTAATTAAGGAAATTGATCCGGATGCCTTTGTGACTGTCAATGATGTTCATGAAGTATTTGGTGAAGGTTTTTCTTATCCGAAATCTTCACCAAATGGATATGATCATTCGAAAAAATGA
- a CDS encoding CCA tRNA nucleotidyltransferase: protein MNFPFEKAAAILDKLTENGFEAYVVGGAVRDYLLGRPVHDVDITTSAHPDEIMTLFKRTIPIGIQHGTVAVIYSGRTYEVTTFRSESGYDDFRHPNQVSFESSLEKDLMRRDFTINALAMDRTGQIIDLFGGQDDMKKKRLRTVGCAEERIAEDPLRMMRGIRFVAELDFSLGEAERLAFSKNFALLKKISIERIDQEMNKLLAGAAATDAIRLLFDTGCIYVLPCLNHASADQCLFSVRFSVLISDAERWAAFLESLGIRYMFGFAQAWKWPASRRKDVGRLLEYDGNYAQFSWDRLSVYDAGPELAKAVERLETALGKAETDCLKQREQRIDNLWRSCPVKSRRELAATGHELIKWSGQKPGPWLSEAIAALEKKIVTGEVPNELGGIESWFRVWQGEQKKQY, encoded by the coding sequence ATGAATTTTCCTTTTGAAAAAGCGGCTGCCATCCTCGACAAGCTGACCGAAAACGGTTTTGAAGCCTATGTCGTCGGCGGTGCAGTCCGGGACTATTTGCTAGGGCGTCCGGTTCATGACGTAGATATTACAACCTCCGCACATCCTGATGAAATCATGACACTGTTTAAAAGAACCATTCCCATTGGCATTCAGCATGGAACGGTTGCCGTGATTTATAGCGGCAGAACTTACGAAGTGACGACGTTTCGTTCAGAGAGCGGTTATGATGATTTCCGGCATCCGAATCAAGTCAGCTTTGAATCTTCACTTGAAAAGGATCTGATGCGGCGAGATTTTACTATTAATGCGCTCGCCATGGACCGGACCGGACAGATAATTGACCTGTTCGGAGGGCAGGACGACATGAAGAAAAAACGCCTCCGGACCGTGGGCTGTGCGGAGGAACGGATCGCCGAAGACCCGCTCCGGATGATGCGGGGCATCCGATTTGTGGCAGAACTTGATTTCTCACTGGGTGAGGCCGAACGTCTGGCATTCAGCAAGAACTTCGCTTTACTTAAAAAGATATCAATCGAACGCATTGATCAGGAAATGAACAAATTGCTCGCCGGTGCAGCAGCAACTGATGCGATCCGGCTGCTTTTCGATACAGGCTGCATCTATGTGCTGCCTTGTCTGAATCATGCGTCTGCAGACCAATGCCTTTTCTCTGTCCGTTTCTCTGTTCTGATTTCTGACGCGGAACGCTGGGCGGCTTTTCTTGAATCGCTGGGGATACGCTATATGTTTGGATTTGCGCAAGCTTGGAAATGGCCGGCCTCAAGAAGAAAAGATGTCGGCAGGCTTTTGGAGTATGACGGGAACTATGCACAGTTTTCCTGGGACAGACTCTCTGTGTATGATGCAGGGCCGGAACTCGCGAAAGCCGTTGAGCGGCTTGAGACGGCACTAGGCAAAGCAGAAACTGATTGCCTGAAACAGAGAGAGCAGCGAATTGACAACCTTTGGCGGAGCTGCCCGGTCAAAAGCAGGAGGGAGCTGGCAGCGACAGGTCATGAATTGATCAAATGGTCAGGACAAAAACCGGGGCCCTGGCTTTCGGAAGCCATTGCGGCGCTTGAAAAAAAGATTGTGACCGGCGAAGTACCAAATGAGCTTGGGGGAATTGAATCGTGGTTCAGAGTGTGGCAGGGCGAACAAAAAAAGCAATATTGA
- the mgsA gene encoding methylglyoxal synthase, translating to MKIALIAHDKKKPEMVQFASAYQSVLAKHALYATGTTGLKVMEATGMKVHRFQSGPLGGDQQIGAMIASNEMDLVVFLRDPLTAQPHEPDVNALLRLSDVYRIPLATNLASAEIMMHALKRGEFHWRELMHAKQAKQQ from the coding sequence GTGAAAATTGCATTGATTGCACACGATAAGAAAAAACCTGAGATGGTCCAGTTCGCCAGCGCTTATCAGTCCGTTCTGGCGAAACACGCACTGTACGCAACAGGAACAACAGGGCTGAAAGTCATGGAAGCAACCGGGATGAAGGTGCACCGCTTTCAGTCCGGTCCGCTTGGCGGCGATCAGCAAATTGGCGCTATGATTGCTTCAAATGAGATGGATCTGGTCGTTTTTCTGCGCGACCCGTTGACGGCTCAGCCTCATGAACCGGATGTCAATGCACTTCTGAGGCTCAGCGATGTGTACCGGATCCCGCTTGCAACCAATCTGGCATCGGCAGAAATCATGATGCATGCACTGAAGCGCGGTGAATTTCACTGGCGGGAGCTCATGCATGCAAAACAGGCGAAACAGCAATGA
- a CDS encoding nucleotide pyrophosphohydrolase codes for MGTLQKEVDDYISQFKEGYFSPLALTARLTEELGELAREVNHYYGEKKKKPTESEKTIEEEMGDLLFVVICMANSLHIDLGTALGRVLDKFNTRDKDRWTKKDEGAR; via the coding sequence ATGGGAACGCTGCAGAAAGAAGTCGATGATTACATCAGCCAGTTTAAGGAGGGTTATTTTTCACCGCTGGCTTTGACGGCGAGGCTGACTGAAGAGCTGGGTGAGCTGGCCCGCGAAGTCAATCACTACTATGGGGAAAAGAAAAAAAAGCCGACGGAATCTGAAAAAACAATAGAAGAAGAAATGGGAGATCTGTTGTTTGTTGTCATCTGCATGGCAAACAGTTTACATATTGATCTTGGAACAGCTCTTGGGCGCGTTCTGGACAAGTTTAACACGCGTGACAAAGACCGCTGGACTAAAAAGGATGAAGGGGCAAGATAA
- the dapB gene encoding 4-hydroxy-tetrahydrodipicolinate reductase yields MVETKQINIVVAGPRGRMGSETIRMIIGTPGFRLTAAIDDGHDKEKVGELLGISELDVPVYADIDACLSAEHPDVLIDFTNPEAGKRNLQAAIDFGVRPVIGTSGFSNEEVEGYQKLMEEKKLGGIIAPNFAIGAVLVMKFSQMAAKYFPDVEIIELHHDGKKDAPSGTAIKTAELIEKTRKPKKQGAPDERETLRGARGADFDGMRIHSVRLPGLIAHQEVLFGSKGELLTLRHDSMERASFMTGVRYSVRTVMSLDTLVYGLENILD; encoded by the coding sequence ATGGTTGAAACAAAACAAATCAACATTGTAGTTGCCGGCCCGCGGGGCAGAATGGGGTCGGAGACGATCCGCATGATCATCGGCACACCTGGATTCAGATTGACTGCCGCCATCGACGACGGTCACGACAAAGAAAAGGTCGGAGAATTGCTTGGTATCTCCGAACTTGATGTTCCGGTTTATGCAGATATTGACGCATGCCTTTCAGCAGAGCATCCCGACGTGCTGATCGATTTTACGAATCCTGAGGCAGGAAAACGAAATCTTCAGGCCGCCATTGACTTTGGTGTTCGGCCGGTCATTGGCACTTCAGGTTTTTCTAATGAAGAGGTTGAGGGTTATCAAAAACTTATGGAAGAGAAAAAGCTCGGTGGGATCATTGCACCTAATTTCGCGATTGGTGCCGTCCTTGTTATGAAATTCAGCCAGATGGCCGCCAAATATTTTCCGGATGTAGAAATTATCGAATTGCATCACGACGGAAAAAAAGATGCGCCGTCCGGAACTGCGATCAAGACAGCTGAATTGATTGAAAAAACGAGAAAACCTAAGAAACAGGGAGCGCCTGACGAAAGGGAGACGCTCAGAGGCGCACGGGGCGCCGATTTTGATGGTATGCGCATCCACAGCGTCCGCCTGCCCGGTCTGATCGCCCATCAGGAGGTTCTTTTCGGCAGCAAGGGTGAACTTCTAACTCTGCGGCATGACTCCATGGAGCGTGCTTCCTTCATGACAGGTGTCCGTTATTCGGTTCGTACCGTGATGTCACTGGATACATTGGTTTACGGACTCGAAAATATTTTGGATTAA
- a CDS encoding biotin--[acetyl-CoA-carboxylase] ligase, with protein MAGRTKKAILKMLYENRERFLSGQKISETIGCSRTAVWKHIRELSEEGFMIEAVQKSGYKLTGAPLGLNEAALSSGLETKTLGHSIRFFETIHSTQKEALQLADDGAEDGTLVITNEQIAGRGRLGHSWQSQRGENIAMSLILRPGLPIEQTPQLTLLTAVAAVQAIEETAGLSCGIKWPNDILYHGRKLVGILTELQAEATFVKAVVIGIGINVNSDVSHFPEELKTTASSLYAITGKKYDLAQFVQLFLLTFEGLYELFLQKGFSVIKPLWEKRAISLGKQIRVRQPGGRVIEGTALGINDEGVLLLKDSDGLMTRIYSADIEWS; from the coding sequence GTGGCAGGGCGAACAAAAAAAGCAATATTGAAAATGCTGTACGAGAACAGGGAACGTTTTCTTTCCGGTCAGAAAATTTCGGAGACGATCGGCTGCTCACGTACCGCGGTCTGGAAACATATCCGTGAGCTGTCAGAGGAGGGCTTTATGATCGAGGCGGTGCAGAAAAGCGGGTATAAACTGACAGGAGCTCCATTAGGACTTAATGAAGCTGCCCTTTCTTCAGGACTTGAGACAAAAACGCTCGGCCATTCTATCCGTTTCTTTGAAACGATCCATTCAACTCAGAAAGAAGCACTCCAGTTAGCGGATGATGGCGCCGAAGACGGCACTTTGGTGATCACAAATGAGCAGATTGCCGGCCGCGGGCGATTGGGCCACTCATGGCAATCTCAGCGGGGAGAGAATATCGCCATGAGTCTGATTCTCAGGCCCGGTCTGCCCATTGAACAAACGCCGCAGTTAACCCTGCTGACAGCCGTCGCCGCCGTGCAAGCCATTGAAGAGACGGCCGGCTTGTCTTGCGGCATTAAGTGGCCGAACGATATTCTGTACCACGGCCGGAAACTTGTCGGTATACTGACAGAACTGCAAGCCGAAGCGACTTTTGTCAAGGCCGTTGTGATTGGTATCGGGATTAACGTCAATTCCGACGTGAGCCATTTTCCGGAAGAACTGAAAACAACAGCGTCCTCGCTCTATGCGATAACGGGAAAAAAATATGACCTGGCGCAATTTGTTCAACTATTTCTGCTGACATTTGAAGGACTCTATGAACTTTTTCTTCAGAAAGGGTTCTCCGTGATCAAGCCTCTGTGGGAAAAGCGGGCGATCAGCCTCGGAAAACAGATCAGAGTACGCCAGCCCGGCGGCCGTGTCATAGAGGGGACAGCGCTTGGAATCAATGATGAAGGGGTGCTTCTATTGAAGGATAGTGACGGGCTAATGACGCGGATCTATTCTGCCGACATTGAATGGTCGTAA